One genomic region from Cellulomonas hominis encodes:
- a CDS encoding response regulator, which translates to MTDATVRVLVADDHPVVRSGLAGLLAVEPDIEVVGEVADGAAAVEAARELRPDLVLMDLRMPVLDGAAATARITAELPGVRVLVLTTYETDADILRAVEAGATGYLLKDTPREQLVAGVRGAARGESALSPSVASRLVQQVRGETDRLTARELEVLAGVARGLSNAAIGRELFIAEATVKTHLLRSFGKLGVDDRTAAVTVAMQRGLLPTP; encoded by the coding sequence GTGACGGACGCGACGGTGCGGGTGCTGGTGGCGGACGACCACCCGGTGGTGCGGTCGGGGCTGGCGGGGCTGCTGGCGGTGGAGCCGGACATCGAGGTCGTCGGGGAGGTCGCCGACGGCGCGGCGGCGGTCGAGGCGGCGCGGGAGCTGCGCCCCGACCTGGTGCTCATGGACCTGCGGATGCCCGTGCTCGACGGCGCGGCCGCCACGGCGCGGATCACCGCGGAGCTGCCCGGCGTGCGAGTGCTCGTGCTGACCACCTACGAGACGGACGCCGACATCCTGCGGGCCGTCGAGGCCGGCGCCACCGGGTACCTGCTCAAGGACACCCCGCGCGAGCAGCTCGTCGCCGGGGTGCGCGGGGCCGCGCGCGGGGAGTCCGCGCTGTCGCCGTCGGTGGCGTCCCGGCTGGTGCAGCAGGTGCGCGGCGAGACCGACCGGCTGACCGCCCGGGAGCTCGAGGTGCTGGCCGGGGTCGCGCGCGGGCTGTCGAACGCGGCGATCGGCCGGGAGCTGTTCATCGCGGAGGCCACCGTGAAGACGCACCTGCTGCGGTCGTTCGGGAAGCTCGGGGTCGACGACCGGACGGCGGCGGTCACCGTGGCGATGCAGCGCGGGCTGCTGCCGACGCCCTGA
- a CDS encoding adenosine deaminase — protein sequence MRDLATLPKAHLHLHFTGSMRVPTLAELAADRGVRLPAALLDDEGLRVPADERGWFRFQRLYDAARACVRGEADLRRIVREAATDDAAEGSGRLEIQVDPTSYAPPVGGITPALEIVLDEARSAGEALGIEVGVVVAASRMRHPLDARILARLAARYAGDGNGEVVGFGLSNDERRGETAEFAPAFAIARRAGLASVPHGGELLGPPHVEDVLEALAPDRLGHGVRSAEDGALLRRIVDRGIALEVCPASNVSLGVYREPADVPLRALVEAGATVALGADDPLLFGSRLVDQYTAAREVHGFTDPELADLARASIRASRAGDGTKARLLAGVDAWLAADPVAQLPG from the coding sequence GTGCGAGACCTGGCCACCCTCCCCAAGGCCCACCTGCACCTGCACTTCACCGGGTCGATGCGGGTGCCCACCCTCGCGGAGCTGGCCGCCGACCGCGGTGTCCGGCTGCCCGCGGCCCTGCTGGACGACGAGGGCCTGCGGGTCCCGGCGGACGAGCGCGGGTGGTTCCGGTTCCAGCGGCTGTACGACGCGGCGCGCGCCTGCGTGCGGGGCGAGGCCGACCTGCGGCGCATCGTCCGGGAGGCCGCGACCGACGACGCCGCGGAGGGGTCCGGCCGGCTGGAGATCCAGGTCGACCCCACGTCGTACGCCCCGCCGGTCGGGGGCATCACGCCCGCGCTGGAGATCGTGCTCGACGAGGCGCGGTCGGCGGGCGAGGCGCTGGGCATCGAGGTCGGCGTGGTCGTCGCCGCCTCCCGGATGCGGCACCCCCTGGACGCGCGGATCCTCGCCCGGCTGGCCGCCCGGTACGCCGGCGACGGCAACGGCGAGGTCGTCGGCTTCGGCCTGAGCAACGACGAGCGGCGCGGCGAGACCGCCGAGTTCGCGCCGGCGTTCGCCATCGCCCGCCGGGCCGGTCTGGCGTCGGTCCCGCACGGCGGCGAGCTGCTCGGGCCGCCCCACGTCGAGGACGTCCTCGAGGCGCTGGCGCCCGACCGGCTCGGGCACGGGGTGCGGTCCGCGGAGGACGGGGCGCTGCTGCGCCGGATCGTGGACCGCGGGATCGCCCTGGAGGTGTGCCCGGCGTCGAACGTGTCGCTCGGGGTCTACCGGGAGCCCGCCGATGTGCCGCTGCGCGCGCTGGTCGAGGCGGGGGCGACCGTGGCGCTCGGGGCGGACGACCCGTTGCTGTTCGGGTCGCGGCTGGTGGACCAGTACACGGCGGCGCGGGAGGTGCACGGCTTCACCGACCCGGAGCTCGCGGACCTGGCCCGCGCGTCGATCCGGGCGAGCCGCGCGGGTGACGGCACCAAGGCGCGGCTGCTCGCGGGGGTCGACGCGTGGCTCGCCGCCGACCCGGTTGCCCAACTCCCCGGTTGA
- a CDS encoding UDP-N-acetylmuramate dehydrogenase → MTTAVQPATFSQLTTLGVGGPVADYVETTSEADLIEAVRTADDAGTPLLVLGGGSNLLVSDAGFDGTVVRDVRRDLTTPDHSACAGVTVTVVAGTPWDDVVAHAAAHRLKGIEALSGIPGSTGATPVQNVGAYGQEVAQTIATVRVWDRQRSRVRTLPLVDLQFGYRTSLLKRSMRALPDDADPGAPWFPTPRYVVLDVTFQLRVADLSEPIAYGELARELGVAVGERAPLPDVRAAVLALRGRKGMVLDAGDPDTRSAGSFFTNPVLPADAELPEDAPRYPAGDGLVKTSAAWLIEQAGFGKGYGLPGPAALSTKHTLALTNRGGANAGDLLALARTVRDGVALRFGIALEPEPVLVGTAL, encoded by the coding sequence GTGACGACCGCCGTGCAGCCCGCGACCTTCTCCCAGCTGACGACCCTCGGGGTGGGCGGTCCGGTGGCGGACTACGTGGAGACCACCTCCGAGGCCGACCTCATCGAGGCCGTGCGCACCGCCGACGACGCGGGGACGCCGCTGCTCGTGCTGGGCGGCGGGTCGAACCTGCTGGTGTCCGACGCGGGCTTCGACGGCACCGTCGTGCGGGACGTCCGCCGCGACCTCACGACCCCCGACCACTCCGCGTGCGCCGGCGTCACCGTCACCGTCGTGGCCGGCACCCCGTGGGACGACGTCGTCGCGCACGCCGCCGCGCACCGGCTCAAGGGCATCGAGGCGCTGTCCGGCATCCCCGGCTCCACGGGCGCGACCCCGGTGCAGAACGTCGGCGCCTACGGCCAGGAGGTCGCGCAGACCATCGCGACGGTGCGCGTCTGGGACCGGCAGCGGTCCCGGGTCCGCACGCTGCCGCTGGTGGACCTGCAGTTCGGCTACCGCACGTCGCTGCTCAAGCGCTCGATGCGCGCCCTGCCCGACGACGCCGACCCGGGTGCCCCGTGGTTCCCGACGCCCCGGTACGTCGTGCTCGACGTGACGTTCCAGCTCCGGGTCGCGGACCTGTCCGAGCCGATCGCGTACGGGGAGCTCGCGCGGGAGCTCGGCGTCGCGGTCGGGGAGCGGGCGCCGCTGCCGGACGTCCGGGCCGCCGTGCTCGCCCTGCGCGGGCGCAAGGGCATGGTGCTCGACGCCGGCGACCCCGACACCCGCTCCGCGGGCTCGTTCTTCACCAACCCGGTGCTGCCCGCCGACGCCGAGCTGCCCGAGGACGCCCCGCGCTACCCCGCCGGCGACGGCCTGGTGAAGACCAGCGCGGCGTGGCTGATCGAGCAGGCCGGGTTCGGCAAGGGCTACGGCCTGCCGGGTCCGGCGGCGCTGTCCACCAAGCACACCCTCGCGCTGACGAACCGCGGCGGCGCGAACGCCGGGGACCTGCTGGCGCTCGCGCGCACCGTCCGCGACGGTGTGGCGCTGCGGTTCGGCATCGCCCTGGAGCCCGAGCCGGTCCTGGTCGGCACGGCGCTCTGA
- a CDS encoding MFS transporter, with protein sequence MAQHPPIDPRRVSTASVAVFAAFALAGFNFSTWAARLPAVRDGLGLSANQMGLLLLVGSFGSLVALPLSGLVVTRIGAPRAVLGFAVLNALGLATAAFGASIGEVVVTGAGLVVFGVGTGVWDAAMNLEGAVVEQKLGRTVMPRYHAGFSVGTVVAAGIAALAARADVPVQVHVGTAVALSTVAVAFSVRKFLPAGHDVEPGSDAPHGAGRSSVFSAWLEPRTLLIGLVVLAAALTEGAGNDWLSLAVVDGFDRTDEIGALSFGIFVAAMTLMRFLGTGLLDRFGRVAVLRLCAGLALVGLLVFGLVPASMLWLALVGAVLWGMGAALGFPVGMSAASDDPLRAAARVSVVSTIGYTAFLAGPPLLGLLAEHVGYRHALLAIAVPIVIGLLVVNAAAPVRREPVDRPTLVP encoded by the coding sequence ATGGCGCAGCACCCCCCGATCGACCCCCGGCGCGTGAGCACGGCGTCCGTGGCGGTGTTCGCCGCGTTCGCCCTGGCGGGCTTCAACTTCTCGACCTGGGCGGCGCGCCTGCCGGCCGTCCGCGACGGGCTCGGCCTGTCGGCGAACCAGATGGGTCTGCTGCTGCTCGTCGGCTCGTTCGGGTCGCTCGTCGCGCTGCCGCTGTCCGGGCTGGTCGTGACCCGGATCGGTGCCCCGCGGGCCGTGCTGGGGTTCGCGGTGCTCAACGCGCTCGGGCTGGCGACGGCCGCGTTCGGCGCGTCGATCGGCGAGGTCGTCGTGACGGGGGCCGGGCTCGTGGTGTTCGGCGTCGGCACGGGCGTGTGGGACGCGGCGATGAACCTCGAGGGTGCCGTCGTCGAGCAGAAGCTCGGCCGCACGGTGATGCCCCGGTACCACGCGGGGTTCTCGGTCGGCACCGTGGTCGCCGCCGGCATCGCGGCCCTCGCGGCGCGCGCGGACGTCCCCGTGCAGGTCCACGTCGGCACCGCGGTCGCCCTGTCGACGGTCGCGGTCGCGTTCTCGGTGCGGAAGTTCCTGCCGGCCGGGCACGACGTCGAGCCCGGGTCCGACGCCCCGCACGGCGCCGGGCGGTCCTCGGTGTTCAGCGCCTGGCTGGAGCCCCGCACGCTGCTGATCGGCCTCGTCGTGCTCGCCGCGGCGCTGACCGAGGGCGCCGGCAACGACTGGCTGAGCCTCGCCGTCGTGGACGGCTTCGACCGCACTGACGAGATCGGGGCGCTCTCGTTCGGCATCTTCGTCGCCGCGATGACGCTCATGCGGTTCCTCGGCACGGGGCTGCTGGACCGGTTCGGCCGCGTCGCCGTCCTGCGGCTGTGCGCCGGCCTCGCGCTGGTCGGCCTGCTGGTCTTCGGGCTGGTTCCGGCCTCGATGCTCTGGCTCGCCCTCGTCGGCGCGGTGCTCTGGGGCATGGGCGCGGCGCTGGGCTTCCCGGTCGGGATGAGCGCCGCGAGCGACGACCCGTTGCGCGCCGCCGCCCGGGTCAGCGTGGTCTCGACCATCGGCTACACCGCCTTCCTGGCGGGCCCGCCGCTGCTCGGCCTGCTCGCCGAGCACGTCGGCTACCGGCACGCGCTGCTCGCGATCGCCGTGCCGATCGTCATCGGCCTGCTCGTCGTGAACGCCGCCGCACCGGTGCGGCGGGAGCCCGTGGACCGGCCTACGCTCGTCCCGTGA
- a CDS encoding MFS transporter has protein sequence MSQPRARTGRAPLRPANRRPRPEAPAAGRPRGGRAGSARGPVDPAVQRARVLLLGLFGLVGVMFSGWLARIPSVRDALDMSPAELGGILIAGSVGSLATVSVAGMLVNRYGGRFVLYVSTAAFAAAYVLIGLGPTVGSVPLLALGIFLSGVGFALGNVPLNVETAAVERRMGRTVLPQFHAAFSIGAVVGSGIGALCAAADVPLLVQFTATALVGTVWRLLAIPGAVIESLPPDRAAAGAAREARAAGASPREAGLAGRLRAARVRRVARPGSALGAWREPRTLLIGVVIMSAALSEGSANDWLALAVVDGFGQAEAVGAAMFGVFVGAMTAVRLLGTRLIDRYGRVVVLRSSGVVSLAGLVLFGFAPNLPLAAAGIVAWGFGAALTVPLGIAAASDDPLRAASRVAVVSAFSSTASLAAPPLLGLAAEVIGPRHALVLITAAMLTTVLLARTVRRPEGDVAHTPVDLPGAAIAPSPEPAVAPPAPVAAEPGGACVPSGSVRREPAHPAHAPAPALAPAEHRPEPARPA, from the coding sequence GTGAGCCAGCCGCGGGCCCGTACCGGCCGCGCCCCCCTCCGCCCCGCGAACCGCCGACCGCGCCCCGAGGCCCCCGCCGCGGGTCGTCCGCGCGGCGGCCGCGCCGGGAGCGCGCGGGGTCCCGTCGACCCCGCCGTGCAGCGGGCGCGGGTGCTCCTGCTCGGGCTGTTCGGCCTGGTCGGCGTCATGTTCTCCGGCTGGCTCGCCCGCATCCCGTCCGTGCGGGACGCGCTGGACATGAGCCCCGCCGAGCTCGGCGGCATCCTCATCGCCGGGTCGGTGGGGTCGCTCGCGACCGTCTCGGTCGCCGGCATGCTCGTGAACCGGTACGGCGGGCGCTTCGTGCTCTACGTGTCCACCGCGGCCTTCGCGGCGGCGTACGTGCTCATCGGCCTGGGCCCGACGGTCGGCTCGGTGCCGCTCCTCGCGCTCGGCATCTTCCTGTCCGGCGTCGGGTTCGCGCTGGGCAACGTGCCGCTCAACGTCGAGACCGCGGCAGTCGAGCGCCGGATGGGCCGCACCGTGCTGCCGCAGTTCCACGCCGCGTTCTCCATCGGCGCCGTGGTCGGCTCCGGCATCGGCGCGCTGTGCGCCGCGGCGGACGTGCCGCTGCTCGTGCAGTTCACCGCCACGGCGCTCGTCGGCACCGTCTGGCGGCTGCTGGCGATCCCGGGCGCGGTCATCGAGTCCCTGCCGCCGGACCGGGCGGCCGCCGGCGCCGCCCGGGAGGCGCGCGCCGCCGGCGCCTCCCCGCGCGAGGCCGGCCTGGCCGGTCGCCTGCGTGCGGCCCGGGTGCGCCGCGTCGCCCGCCCGGGCTCGGCGCTCGGCGCCTGGCGGGAGCCGCGCACGCTGCTCATCGGCGTCGTCATCATGTCCGCCGCGCTGTCCGAGGGGTCGGCCAACGACTGGCTCGCGCTGGCGGTCGTGGACGGCTTCGGCCAGGCGGAGGCGGTCGGCGCCGCGATGTTCGGCGTGTTCGTCGGGGCGATGACCGCGGTCCGGCTGCTCGGCACCCGGCTGATCGACCGGTACGGCCGCGTGGTCGTGCTCCGGTCGTCCGGCGTCGTGTCGCTGGCCGGCCTGGTGCTGTTCGGCTTCGCGCCGAACCTGCCGCTCGCCGCCGCCGGCATCGTGGCGTGGGGCTTCGGCGCCGCGCTGACCGTGCCGCTCGGCATCGCCGCCGCGTCCGACGACCCGCTGCGCGCCGCCAGCCGGGTGGCCGTGGTGTCGGCGTTCTCGTCGACGGCGTCCCTGGCCGCGCCGCCGCTGCTCGGCCTCGCGGCGGAGGTCATCGGCCCGCGGCACGCGCTCGTGCTCATCACGGCCGCGATGCTCACGACGGTCCTGCTGGCGCGCACCGTGCGCCGGCCCGAGGGCGACGTCGCGCACACGCCCGTCGACCTCCCGGGTGCCGCGATCGCGCCGTCGCCGGAGCCGGCCGTCGCCCCGCCGGCCCCGGTCGCCGCGGAGCCGGGCGGCGCGTGCGTGCCCTCCGGTAGCGTCCGACGGGAACCCGCGCACCCCGCCCACGCCCCGGCCCCGGCCCTCGCCCCGGCCGAGCACCGGCCGGAACCGGCCCGCCCGGCCTGA
- a CDS encoding LacI family DNA-binding transcriptional regulator — protein sequence MSHRPTLADVASAAGVSVSTASLAFSGAGPIADATRRRVLDAAAGLGYSGPNPLGRQLRSGRSGIVGVVVGDALRRSFRDPVSVQLLDGLVDTIGPLGLGVLLIPGPTGPDEPAVDPLVEAAAMDVAVMLWGGTLDDPTLGALRRRGIPAVVVEGQDLPGVVTVGIDDRGGIAAATRHLRELGHERIATVTLPFGPERRSAVADADRIGQITWTLSRRRLDGLAEAGVTPVAVYETPASLVEHGTAAAHALLSGPAENRPTAVVAQSDLLASGVVLGARELGLRVPEDVSVAGFDGLDLPWLAPDVLTTVVQPIADKGTAVGRAIQALLAGDTPADAVLPVELRIGTTTGRAPGA from the coding sequence GTGTCCCACCGACCGACCCTCGCCGACGTCGCCTCGGCCGCCGGCGTGTCGGTCTCGACGGCGTCGCTCGCGTTCTCCGGGGCCGGGCCCATCGCGGACGCCACCCGCCGCCGCGTGCTGGACGCCGCCGCCGGGCTCGGCTACTCGGGCCCGAACCCCCTCGGCCGGCAGCTGCGCAGCGGGCGGTCCGGCATCGTCGGCGTCGTGGTCGGCGACGCGCTGCGGCGGTCGTTCCGCGACCCCGTGTCCGTGCAGCTGCTGGACGGCCTGGTCGACACCATCGGCCCGCTCGGGCTCGGCGTGCTGCTGATCCCCGGCCCGACCGGTCCGGACGAACCCGCGGTCGACCCCCTGGTCGAGGCGGCCGCGATGGACGTCGCCGTGATGCTCTGGGGCGGAACCCTGGACGACCCGACGCTCGGGGCGCTCCGCCGCCGGGGCATCCCCGCGGTCGTCGTCGAGGGCCAGGACCTGCCCGGCGTCGTCACCGTCGGCATCGACGACCGCGGCGGCATCGCGGCCGCGACGCGCCACCTGCGCGAGCTCGGGCACGAGCGGATCGCCACGGTCACCCTGCCGTTCGGTCCGGAGCGCCGGTCGGCGGTCGCGGACGCCGACCGGATCGGGCAGATCACCTGGACCCTGTCCCGCCGCCGCCTGGACGGCCTGGCCGAGGCGGGCGTCACCCCGGTCGCCGTGTACGAGACCCCGGCGTCCCTCGTCGAGCACGGCACCGCCGCCGCGCACGCCCTGCTGTCCGGCCCGGCCGAGAACCGCCCGACCGCGGTCGTCGCCCAGTCCGACCTGCTCGCGTCCGGCGTGGTGCTCGGGGCCCGGGAGCTCGGGCTGCGGGTGCCGGAGGACGTGTCGGTCGCCGGGTTCGACGGGCTGGACCTGCCGTGGCTGGCGCCCGACGTGCTCACGACCGTCGTGCAGCCGATCGCGGACAAGGGCACGGCGGTCGGCCGGGCGATCCAGGCGCTGCTCGCCGGGGACACCCCCGCGGACGCGGTCCTCCCGGTGGAGCTCCGGATCGGCACGACCACGGGCCGGGCGCCGGGCGCCTGA
- a CDS encoding MaoC family dehydratase, translated as MAPAFEELAVGQEVGRREIAVDRSRLVRYAGASGDFNPIHWNERFATEVGLPGVIAHGMWTMGAAVGVVSDWAGDPGAVLDYQTRFARPVPVPDPGAATVEVVATVGALDAETRTARIDLNVTAAGSRVLAKAQALVRLA; from the coding sequence ATGGCCCCCGCGTTCGAGGAGCTGGCCGTCGGCCAGGAGGTCGGTCGCCGCGAGATCGCCGTCGACCGGTCCCGGCTCGTGCGGTACGCCGGCGCGTCCGGCGACTTCAACCCGATCCACTGGAACGAGCGGTTCGCGACGGAGGTCGGGCTGCCCGGCGTCATCGCGCACGGCATGTGGACGATGGGTGCGGCCGTCGGCGTCGTGTCCGACTGGGCCGGGGACCCGGGCGCGGTGCTCGACTACCAGACCCGGTTCGCCCGCCCCGTACCGGTGCCGGACCCCGGCGCGGCCACGGTCGAGGTCGTGGCCACCGTCGGCGCCCTGGACGCGGAGACCCGCACGGCGCGCATCGATCTGAACGTCACGGCCGCGGGCTCGCGCGTGCTGGCCAAGGCGCAGGCGCTCGTCCGCCTCGCCTGA
- a CDS encoding FAS1-like dehydratase domain-containing protein: MAVNPEYAGREYPPNEAYEVGREKLREFAEAVGATHPAHTDVDAARALGYPDVIAPPTFAVVVAQRAEAQLIADPGARIDFTRVVHADERFIHHRPIHAGDRLVTVLHVDAVTERAGLSMVTTRAVISAEGGEPVATVTSTLAVRGEDA; encoded by the coding sequence GTGGCCGTCAACCCCGAGTACGCGGGACGCGAGTACCCGCCGAACGAGGCGTACGAGGTCGGCCGCGAGAAGCTCCGCGAGTTCGCGGAGGCGGTCGGGGCGACGCACCCGGCCCACACCGACGTCGACGCGGCGCGAGCACTCGGGTACCCCGACGTGATCGCGCCGCCGACGTTCGCCGTCGTCGTGGCGCAGCGCGCCGAGGCCCAGCTCATCGCCGACCCGGGTGCGCGGATCGACTTCACGCGGGTCGTGCACGCCGATGAGCGGTTCATCCACCACCGCCCGATCCACGCCGGCGACCGCCTGGTGACGGTGCTGCACGTGGACGCGGTCACCGAGCGCGCCGGTCTGTCGATGGTGACGACCCGGGCCGTGATCAGCGCCGAGGGCGGGGAGCCCGTGGCCACCGTGACGTCCACGCTCGCGGTCCGCGGAGAGGACGCCTGA
- the rpmG gene encoding 50S ribosomal protein L33, with protein MASKSADVRPKITLACTECKERNYITKKNRRNDPDRLEMKKFCPRDGRHTLHRETR; from the coding sequence ATGGCCAGCAAGAGCGCGGACGTCCGTCCGAAGATCACGCTCGCCTGCACGGAGTGCAAGGAGCGGAACTACATCACGAAGAAGAACCGTCGGAACGACCCCGACCGGCTCGAGATGAAGAAGTTCTGCCCGCGCGACGGCCGTCACACGCTGCACCGCGAGACCCGCTGA
- a CDS encoding YajQ family cyclic di-GMP-binding protein has translation MASESSFDVVSKVDRQEVDNALNQAIKEIAQRYDFKGVGASIAWSGEKILMVANSEERVRAVLDVFQTKLIKRGISLKSLDTGDGDPKPSGKEYRLEAAIKEGLSSEIAKKVTKLIRDEGPKGVKTQIQGDEVRVSAKSRDDLQAVIALLKGADDIDAALQFINYR, from the coding sequence ATGGCGAGCGAGTCGTCGTTCGACGTCGTCAGCAAGGTCGACCGCCAGGAGGTCGACAACGCGCTGAACCAGGCGATCAAGGAGATCGCGCAGCGGTACGACTTCAAGGGCGTCGGCGCCTCGATCGCCTGGAGCGGCGAGAAGATCCTCATGGTCGCCAACTCCGAGGAGCGGGTGCGCGCGGTCCTGGACGTCTTCCAGACCAAGCTGATCAAGCGCGGCATCTCGCTCAAGTCCCTGGACACCGGTGACGGCGACCCGAAGCCCTCCGGCAAGGAGTACCGTCTGGAGGCCGCGATCAAGGAGGGCCTGTCCTCCGAGATCGCCAAGAAGGTGACCAAGCTCATCCGCGACGAGGGCCCCAAGGGCGTGAAGACCCAGATCCAGGGCGACGAGGTCCGCGTCTCCGCGAAGAGCCGGGACGACCTGCAGGCCGTCATCGCGCTGCTCAAGGGTGCCGACGACATCGACGCGGCGCTGCAGTTCATCAACTACCGCTGA
- the htpX gene encoding zinc metalloprotease HtpX, translated as MGHRHYNGLKTALLFGVLWAVLLGIGAVVANGRYIVLFAGLGLLTTAYSYWNSDKIAIRAMRARPVSEIEQPAMYRIVRELSTAARQPMPRLYVSPTAAPNAFATGRNPRNAAVCCTDGILQILDERELRGVLGHELMHVYNRDILTSSIAAAVAGVITSVAQFALFFGGGSDRDRGGNPVAALLMVFLAPVAAMMIQLAISRTREYDADEDGAALTGDPLALASALRKLEAGTQARPLPQDRDLVDVSHLMIANPFKGAGIGRMFATHPPMADRIARLERMAGTGGPVTRY; from the coding sequence ATGGGTCACCGGCACTACAACGGCCTGAAGACGGCGCTGCTGTTCGGGGTGCTGTGGGCGGTGCTGCTCGGCATCGGCGCGGTGGTCGCGAACGGGCGGTACATCGTCCTGTTCGCGGGGCTGGGTCTGCTGACGACCGCCTACTCGTACTGGAACTCGGACAAGATCGCGATCCGCGCGATGCGCGCCCGGCCGGTCTCCGAGATCGAGCAGCCGGCGATGTACCGGATCGTGCGGGAGCTCTCCACGGCGGCCCGCCAGCCCATGCCCCGGCTGTACGTCTCGCCGACCGCCGCGCCGAACGCGTTCGCGACCGGCCGCAACCCGCGGAACGCGGCCGTGTGCTGCACGGACGGCATCCTGCAGATCCTCGACGAGCGCGAGCTCCGCGGCGTCCTGGGGCACGAGCTCATGCACGTCTACAACCGCGACATCCTGACGTCGTCGATCGCGGCCGCCGTCGCGGGCGTCATCACCTCGGTCGCCCAGTTCGCGCTGTTCTTCGGCGGCGGCAGCGACCGGGACCGCGGGGGCAACCCGGTCGCCGCGCTGCTCATGGTGTTCCTCGCCCCCGTCGCCGCGATGATGATCCAGCTCGCGATCAGCCGCACCCGCGAGTACGACGCCGACGAGGACGGCGCCGCCCTGACCGGCGACCCGCTCGCGCTCGCGTCCGCGCTGCGCAAGCTCGAGGCCGGCACGCAGGCCCGCCCGCTGCCGCAGGACCGGGACCTCGTGGACGTCTCGCACCTGATGATCGCGAACCCGTTCAAGGGCGCCGGCATCGGCCGGATGTTCGCGACGCACCCGCCGATGGCGGACCGCATCGCCCGCCTGGAGCGCATGGCCGGCACGGGCGGTCCGGTCACGCGGTACTGA
- a CDS encoding ABC transporter substrate-binding protein, translated as MRTVRFIALAAASALALAACAPADEEPGSAGTSDGALPTLTEGVLTIGTSDPGYEPWVVDNDPSNGEGFESAVAYAVAAELGFDADQVEWVPVTFDQIIAPGAKSFDFAINQVSISPERAENLDFSSSYYDTAQAVVTVEGSPVAGASSLADLKDAKIGAMVGTTSLTVAQESIEPTTDVQVFNDNDQVKQALQSGLVDAIVVDLPTALYITAAELDGGVLVGQLPAGDDPDQFGLVLDKGSALTQPVTEAVDALREGGTLADLEAEWLTDAAGAPVLK; from the coding sequence GTGCGCACCGTCCGCTTCATCGCCCTGGCCGCTGCGAGCGCCCTGGCGCTCGCGGCCTGTGCCCCCGCCGACGAGGAGCCCGGCTCGGCCGGCACCTCCGACGGCGCCCTGCCGACCCTCACCGAGGGCGTCCTGACGATCGGCACCTCCGACCCGGGCTACGAGCCGTGGGTCGTCGACAACGACCCCTCCAACGGCGAGGGCTTCGAGTCCGCCGTGGCGTACGCGGTGGCCGCCGAGCTCGGCTTCGACGCCGACCAGGTCGAGTGGGTCCCGGTGACGTTCGACCAGATCATCGCCCCGGGCGCCAAGTCGTTCGACTTCGCGATCAACCAGGTGTCGATCAGCCCCGAGCGCGCGGAGAACCTCGACTTCTCCTCGTCGTACTACGACACCGCGCAGGCGGTCGTGACCGTGGAGGGCAGCCCGGTCGCCGGCGCGTCCTCGCTCGCGGACCTCAAGGACGCGAAGATCGGCGCGATGGTCGGGACCACGAGCCTCACGGTGGCGCAGGAGTCGATCGAGCCGACGACCGACGTCCAGGTGTTCAACGACAACGACCAGGTCAAGCAGGCGCTGCAGTCCGGACTGGTCGACGCGATCGTCGTGGACCTGCCCACCGCGCTGTACATCACGGCGGCGGAGCTGGACGGCGGCGTCCTGGTCGGGCAGCTCCCCGCGGGCGACGACCCGGACCAGTTCGGCCTCGTGCTCGACAAGGGCTCGGCGCTCACCCAGCCGGTCACCGAGGCGGTCGACGCCCTGCGGGAGGGCGGCACGCTCGCCGACCTCGAGGCCGAGTGGCTGACCGACGCGGCCGGCGCGCCCGTCCTGAAGTGA